In a genomic window of Roseiflexus castenholzii DSM 13941:
- a CDS encoding ATP-dependent Clp protease ATP-binding subunit: protein MSERVYDKFTKRAKQVLQIATEEARAFNHPYIGTEHILLGLIREGEGVAARVLDELGVKLAQARHAVEFIVGHGEGPPRQDQDLTARAKKVIAYAVEEAKRLNHHYIGTEHLLLGLVRNGEGVATGVLDILGVSLEQVRTNVMRVLRQGAGAGVERPGAVSSSSSQSSQRQSKTPYLDALGTDLTEMAEAGRLDPVIGRQHEIERVIQILSRRTKNNPALIGEPGVGKTAIVEGLAQRIVAGEVPDSIKGKRVVTLDMGALVAGTKYRGQFEERLKRVVDEIKETRCILFIDEFHTIIGAGGAEGTLDAANILKPALSRGELQTIGATTLDEYRKYIERDAALERRFQPVMVEQPTEEETIEILRGIKSRYEDFHQLQISDEAIKAAAHLSARYVPDRFLPDKAIDLIDEAAARVRMTRSATPPSLRDALRGLEAIRKEREAAIEDEQFELAADLREREERMMARIQKIEAELGIGSDAHLMERPYVTEEDIAEVVGMWTGIPVKRLKGDETTRLLQMEEYLHSRIVGQHEAIVTIAKAVRRARAGLKDPKRPIGSFIFCGPTGVGKTELAKALAEFMFGSEEHLIKIDMSEFQERHTTSRLVGSPPGYVGYGEGGQLTDAVRRKPYSVVLFDEIEKAHPDAFNLLLQVLEDGHLTDGKGRRVDFRNTIIIMTSNVGTEHIRRASRIGFSGYSAGSELDNEDIRKKVDDALKQLFRPEFLNRIDATIIFHALTNEEIRQITRLMLKRVQEQLKEHNLTLEITDEACDLLAKRGYDPAYGARPLRRIITNLIEDPLSEGVLEGRFRSGDKVLVDVATLDNGEQYLRLRPAREVEEVHAVETETVEVSG from the coding sequence ATGTCCGAGCGGGTATACGATAAGTTTACAAAACGCGCCAAACAGGTGTTGCAAATCGCCACCGAAGAGGCGCGTGCATTCAATCACCCCTACATTGGCACCGAGCACATTCTCCTCGGTCTGATCCGTGAGGGTGAGGGCGTTGCGGCGCGTGTGCTGGATGAGCTTGGCGTGAAGCTCGCGCAGGCGCGCCATGCCGTTGAGTTCATTGTTGGTCACGGGGAGGGCCCGCCACGGCAGGATCAGGATCTCACCGCGCGCGCCAAGAAGGTGATTGCCTATGCGGTCGAAGAAGCCAAACGCCTGAATCATCACTATATCGGCACTGAACACCTGCTGCTCGGTCTGGTGCGCAATGGTGAAGGCGTGGCGACCGGCGTTCTCGATATCCTGGGAGTGTCACTCGAGCAGGTGCGCACGAATGTGATGCGCGTGCTGCGTCAGGGGGCCGGCGCGGGTGTCGAGCGTCCCGGGGCTGTGTCGTCGAGTTCATCGCAGTCGTCGCAGCGCCAGAGTAAGACGCCCTATCTCGATGCGCTCGGCACCGACTTGACCGAGATGGCAGAAGCCGGGCGTCTCGATCCGGTGATCGGTCGCCAGCACGAAATCGAGCGGGTGATTCAGATTCTCAGTCGTCGCACGAAGAATAATCCGGCGCTGATCGGCGAGCCAGGCGTCGGCAAAACGGCGATTGTCGAAGGATTGGCGCAGCGGATCGTCGCCGGTGAGGTGCCGGACAGCATCAAGGGCAAGCGGGTGGTGACGCTCGATATGGGCGCGCTCGTGGCGGGCACCAAGTATCGTGGACAGTTCGAGGAGCGCCTGAAGCGCGTCGTCGATGAGATCAAGGAAACCCGCTGCATTCTGTTTATCGATGAGTTCCATACCATTATCGGCGCGGGCGGCGCCGAAGGCACGCTCGACGCTGCCAATATTCTGAAGCCAGCGCTGTCGCGCGGCGAGTTGCAGACGATTGGCGCCACGACGCTCGATGAGTACCGCAAGTATATCGAACGCGACGCGGCGCTCGAACGGCGCTTCCAACCGGTGATGGTCGAGCAGCCGACTGAGGAAGAGACGATCGAGATTCTGCGCGGTATCAAGAGCCGCTACGAGGATTTTCATCAGTTGCAGATCTCCGATGAGGCGATCAAGGCGGCGGCGCACCTCTCGGCGCGTTATGTGCCTGATCGTTTCCTGCCGGATAAAGCGATTGACCTGATCGATGAGGCGGCAGCGCGTGTTCGTATGACACGCTCGGCGACCCCGCCCTCGCTGCGCGATGCATTGCGCGGTCTGGAGGCGATTCGAAAGGAGCGTGAGGCGGCAATCGAGGATGAACAGTTTGAACTTGCCGCCGACCTTCGCGAGCGTGAAGAGCGCATGATGGCGCGTATCCAGAAGATTGAAGCCGAACTCGGCATTGGCAGCGATGCTCATCTTATGGAGCGTCCGTATGTCACCGAAGAGGATATTGCCGAAGTCGTCGGGATGTGGACCGGTATTCCGGTCAAACGCCTGAAGGGGGACGAAACGACCCGTCTGCTCCAGATGGAAGAATATCTGCACAGCCGCATCGTCGGGCAGCACGAGGCGATTGTGACCATCGCCAAAGCGGTGCGTCGCGCGCGCGCCGGGCTTAAGGACCCCAAGCGACCAATTGGCTCGTTTATCTTCTGCGGTCCCACCGGCGTCGGCAAGACTGAACTGGCAAAGGCGCTCGCCGAATTCATGTTCGGCTCGGAGGAGCACCTGATCAAGATTGACATGTCTGAGTTCCAGGAGCGCCACACAACTTCGCGCCTGGTCGGTTCGCCGCCGGGCTATGTGGGGTATGGTGAGGGCGGTCAGTTGACCGACGCGGTGCGGCGTAAGCCGTATTCGGTGGTGCTCTTCGATGAGATCGAGAAGGCGCATCCCGATGCCTTCAACCTGCTGCTTCAGGTGTTAGAGGACGGTCACCTGACGGATGGCAAAGGGCGACGGGTCGATTTCCGCAATACGATTATCATCATGACCTCGAATGTCGGCACCGAGCACATCCGACGCGCATCGCGCATTGGCTTCTCCGGGTATAGCGCGGGCAGCGAACTCGACAACGAGGATATTCGCAAGAAGGTGGACGATGCGCTTAAGCAGTTGTTCCGCCCCGAATTCCTCAACCGCATCGATGCGACGATCATCTTCCATGCGCTGACGAACGAAGAGATCCGGCAGATCACGCGGTTGATGCTCAAGCGGGTGCAGGAGCAACTCAAGGAGCATAACCTGACGCTCGAGATTACCGATGAAGCCTGCGATCTGCTGGCGAAGCGCGGCTATGATCCGGCATATGGCGCGCGCCCGTTGCGTCGTATCATTACCAACCTGATCGAGGATCCGCTTTCGGAGGGCGTGCTGGAAGGTCGTTTCCGTTCCGGCGATAAGGTGCTCGTCGATGTGGCGACGCTGGACAACGGTGAACAGTACCTCCGCCTGCGCCCGGCGCGTGAAGTTGAGGAGGTGCATGCTGTCGAAACGGAGACGGTCGAGGTCTCTGGTTGA
- the radA gene encoding DNA repair protein RadA: MTKVRTVFVCQQCGSQQSRWMGRCPDCGTWDSLVEQTERRDAASRSRAITSGFQGRPVGLRDVAIGGFTRLPVLGREFVGVLGGGLVPGSVVLIGGEPGIGKSSLLLQVAAHFADHVGPALYVSAEESVQQIKLRAARMGLEPERLLVYSETNLNAILDQVAAIKPQLVVVDSIQTVYLEELSSAAGSVSQVREGALRLLRVAKEHAIPMFLVGHVTKEGAIAGPRVLEHIVDVVLYLEGDRFHQYRLLRGVKNRFGSTDEVGVFEMTAHGLREVPNPSQAFLSERTVNAPGSAVAVTMEGTRPILVEVQALTAHSAGAQPRRTANGFDMNRLLMLVAVLTKRVGLPLFNQDVYVNIVGGLRIDEPAVDLAVAVAIASSFRNMRVRQDLAMVGEVGLAGELRSAGQLERRLTEASGLGFTCALCPETAHLPCIEGLGVITARALADAIETALRDCDTGTHENQS; this comes from the coding sequence GTGACTAAAGTGCGTACCGTGTTCGTTTGCCAGCAGTGTGGCTCGCAGCAGTCGCGCTGGATGGGACGATGCCCGGATTGCGGCACATGGGACAGCCTGGTTGAGCAGACTGAACGGCGCGATGCGGCTTCTCGCAGTCGCGCCATCACTTCCGGTTTCCAGGGTCGTCCGGTTGGGTTGCGTGATGTCGCTATCGGCGGTTTTACGCGCCTGCCAGTGCTGGGACGCGAGTTCGTCGGGGTGCTCGGCGGCGGTCTGGTGCCTGGGAGTGTGGTGCTGATCGGCGGCGAACCAGGGATTGGCAAGAGCAGCCTGCTTCTGCAAGTTGCCGCTCATTTTGCAGACCATGTCGGTCCAGCGTTGTATGTCTCAGCGGAAGAGTCTGTTCAGCAGATCAAACTGCGCGCTGCGCGCATGGGTCTGGAACCGGAACGTCTGCTGGTCTACTCCGAAACCAATCTGAATGCCATTCTCGACCAGGTTGCGGCAATCAAACCGCAGCTCGTGGTCGTCGACTCAATCCAGACGGTCTACCTGGAAGAATTGAGCTCTGCTGCGGGGAGCGTCAGTCAGGTGCGTGAAGGGGCGCTACGCCTGTTGCGCGTTGCCAAGGAACACGCCATTCCGATGTTCCTCGTCGGTCATGTCACGAAAGAAGGGGCGATTGCCGGACCGCGTGTGCTCGAGCATATCGTCGATGTGGTGCTGTATCTGGAAGGAGATCGCTTTCATCAGTATCGCCTGCTGCGCGGCGTTAAGAATCGCTTTGGCTCGACCGATGAAGTCGGCGTTTTTGAGATGACGGCGCATGGATTGCGCGAAGTGCCGAATCCTTCGCAGGCGTTTCTCTCCGAGCGTACTGTCAATGCGCCCGGCTCGGCAGTGGCAGTGACGATGGAGGGGACGCGCCCCATCCTGGTTGAGGTGCAGGCATTGACGGCGCACAGCGCCGGCGCGCAACCGCGCCGCACTGCGAACGGCTTCGATATGAACCGGTTGCTGATGCTGGTTGCGGTGCTGACCAAACGGGTCGGCTTGCCATTGTTCAATCAGGATGTCTATGTTAACATTGTCGGCGGTCTGCGTATCGATGAACCAGCAGTCGATCTGGCGGTCGCGGTTGCAATTGCGTCATCATTCCGCAATATGCGTGTGCGCCAGGACCTGGCCATGGTCGGTGAGGTCGGATTGGCAGGGGAGTTGCGCAGCGCCGGGCAGTTGGAACGACGCCTTACCGAAGCGTCGGGACTGGGCTTTACCTGCGCGTTGTGTCCGGAAACTGCCCATCTGCCGTGTATCGAGGGTCTTGGCGTGATCACAGCGCGTGCGCTTGCCGATGCAATTGAAACGGCGTTGCGTGATTGTGATACCGGTACTCATGAGAATCAGTCTTAA
- a CDS encoding PIN/TRAM domain-containing protein, with protein sequence MRISLNFIVRLIGMFALGYAGFRIGITLSGEPPTEIEVLATQLLALAGAGLGLLTTHRWTVEPVRDLIRHMRSVSIAELTALVFGALVGLIFGVLLSVPLAQLPPPLGQFGPIVAAGALAYLGAILFSNRKKDIADMLLASRRGTFSWSQQVGDAIQPPRRYLIDTSAIVDGRIAAVAQTGFVDGTLVVPDFVLHELQSLADSADELRRMKGRRGLEILNTMQKQMNSAVEVLNADIPGTMDVDEKLVILARQYRCPIITNDNNLGRVAELQGVRVLSLNHLADAVRPPVIPGQDLRVTIRDIGREREQGISFLEDGTMVVVEDARRLIGREVDTIVTRVYQTQTGRIVFAQLRLENVVKQGPV encoded by the coding sequence ATGAGAATCAGTCTTAATTTTATCGTTCGCCTGATCGGGATGTTCGCGCTGGGGTATGCAGGTTTTCGCATTGGCATCACGCTATCGGGTGAACCTCCAACCGAGATTGAGGTCCTGGCGACCCAGTTGCTGGCGCTGGCAGGCGCCGGCTTGGGTCTGTTGACCACCCACCGCTGGACGGTCGAGCCGGTTCGTGATCTGATTCGTCATATGCGAAGCGTCTCGATTGCCGAATTGACGGCGCTGGTATTCGGGGCGCTGGTTGGGCTGATTTTTGGCGTGCTCTTGTCTGTTCCACTGGCGCAACTGCCGCCGCCGCTCGGTCAGTTTGGTCCAATCGTCGCTGCCGGTGCGCTGGCGTATCTTGGTGCGATCCTCTTCTCCAACCGTAAGAAAGATATTGCGGATATGCTCCTCGCCTCGCGCCGCGGAACCTTCTCCTGGTCGCAACAGGTCGGCGATGCTATCCAGCCGCCGCGTCGGTATCTGATTGATACCTCAGCCATTGTTGATGGACGCATTGCGGCTGTAGCGCAGACGGGCTTTGTCGATGGAACATTGGTCGTGCCCGACTTCGTGTTGCACGAGTTGCAATCGCTGGCGGACTCTGCCGATGAACTGCGGCGGATGAAAGGGCGGCGCGGGCTTGAGATTCTGAACACGATGCAGAAACAAATGAATAGCGCCGTGGAAGTGCTGAACGCCGACATTCCCGGCACTATGGACGTGGACGAGAAACTCGTCATTCTGGCGCGCCAGTATCGCTGCCCGATTATTACGAATGATAATAACCTTGGGCGCGTTGCGGAACTCCAGGGGGTCAGGGTTCTGAGCCTGAACCATCTGGCAGACGCCGTTCGTCCGCCGGTCATTCCCGGTCAGGACCTGCGTGTGACAATCCGCGATATTGGGCGTGAGCGTGAACAGGGGATTTCGTTTCTGGAAGATGGCACGATGGTGGTGGTCGAAGACGCGCGGCGTCTGATTGGGCGCGAGGTGGATACGATTGTCACGCGCGTCTATCAGACGCAGACCGGTCGGATCGTGTTTGCACAACTGCGGCTGGAGAATGTGGTGAAGCAGGGACCGGTCTGA
- a CDS encoding acetyl ornithine aminotransferase family protein — translation MAFSLLNTSLPMHADRPGPRAAALVARDQKVFAPCMGRVYPFVMERGSGCDVWDVDGTRYLDFNAGIAVVSAGHTHPRIVRAIQEQAARFIHMAATDFYNEPMVTLGEKLVATMPVEHEWQVFLANSGTEAIEAAIKLARYATGRQGIIAFFGGFHGRSYGALSLTASKPVQRRGYFPLVPGTFHAFYANPYRPPLGVEPSRVAEACLAYIEDTLFRTVAPPRDIAAIVVEPIQGEGGYVVPAPGFLCGLRRLCDQYGILLILDEVQSGVGRTGTMWAFEQECPSDASGACTVCGRAQFIGCIPDILVTAKGLGGGVPIGAIVARKGWTSLWEPGSHGNTFGGNALACVAANEVLDLVRHELAANAARVGTYLMQGLRNLQQRYEVIGDVRGRGLMIGVELVMDRETREPARVLAQRVMDESFRCGLLILTCGASTIRLCPPLVLTEAQVDEGLAIFETALRASL, via the coding sequence ATGGCTTTTTCGTTGTTGAATACGTCTCTACCCATGCACGCCGATAGGCCCGGTCCGCGCGCCGCAGCGTTGGTTGCCCGCGATCAGAAAGTTTTTGCACCGTGTATGGGTCGGGTGTACCCGTTTGTGATGGAGCGTGGCTCAGGATGTGACGTGTGGGATGTCGATGGGACCCGTTACCTGGATTTCAATGCCGGGATCGCCGTCGTGTCCGCAGGGCATACACATCCCCGTATTGTGCGCGCTATTCAGGAACAGGCGGCCCGCTTCATTCACATGGCAGCAACCGATTTCTACAACGAGCCAATGGTGACGCTGGGCGAAAAACTGGTTGCTACCATGCCGGTCGAACACGAGTGGCAGGTGTTTCTGGCGAACTCCGGCACGGAAGCGATCGAGGCGGCGATCAAACTGGCGCGCTACGCCACCGGTCGCCAGGGGATTATTGCCTTCTTTGGCGGATTTCACGGACGATCCTACGGTGCGCTGTCGTTGACCGCTTCGAAACCGGTGCAACGGCGCGGCTACTTTCCGCTGGTTCCCGGCACGTTTCACGCCTTCTATGCCAATCCGTACCGCCCGCCGCTCGGTGTCGAGCCGTCGCGCGTTGCTGAAGCGTGCCTGGCGTACATCGAGGATACCCTCTTTCGCACTGTGGCGCCGCCGCGCGACATTGCTGCCATCGTGGTCGAGCCGATTCAGGGCGAAGGAGGCTATGTGGTTCCGGCGCCGGGATTTCTCTGCGGGTTGCGCCGGCTGTGCGATCAGTACGGCATTCTGCTGATCCTCGATGAAGTGCAGAGCGGCGTGGGGCGCACCGGAACGATGTGGGCATTCGAGCAGGAATGCCCCTCCGATGCTTCTGGCGCATGCACAGTATGTGGCCGGGCACAATTCATCGGCTGTATCCCGGATATTCTGGTGACTGCCAAAGGATTGGGCGGCGGCGTGCCAATTGGCGCGATTGTGGCGCGGAAAGGATGGACCTCGCTGTGGGAGCCGGGATCGCATGGGAATACATTTGGCGGGAATGCACTGGCATGCGTTGCGGCGAACGAAGTGCTCGATCTGGTGCGTCACGAACTCGCTGCGAATGCTGCGCGCGTCGGCACATACTTGATGCAGGGCTTGCGCAATCTCCAGCAACGCTACGAGGTGATCGGCGATGTTCGCGGGCGAGGACTGATGATCGGCGTCGAACTCGTTATGGATCGAGAAACGCGCGAGCCAGCGCGCGTGCTGGCGCAGCGCGTGATGGACGAATCGTTCCGTTGCGGCCTGCTGATCCTGACCTGTGGCGCTTCGACGATCCGCCTCTGCCCGCCACTCGTGCTGACCGAAGCGCAGGTCGATGAGGGTTTGGCAATCTTTGAGACGGCGTTGCGCGCCAGTCTGTAG
- a CDS encoding glycoside hydrolase family 2 protein → MTNLPAVLSLDGAWKLLPVNAFRQGFYPTDDDTWLTQEIPAHWQQHPLLERYAGCMVYRRRFRLPDALAGTTAQSLPIRYFLRFNGVFYWAQPYFNGVDLGRHEGYFEPYEREVTAWIASENEIVVEVECPDEANKSGKRLITGIFSHWDCMDPLANPGGIWLPVELIAAGPVRVRNLLLHTEAAGETLAELRFRAVFDADVARDVTLRWTFAPVNFAGAVQTTEQRRALAAGEHEIVGVLLVRDPHLWWPHDMGAPDLYAVTLEVLCDGVVSDSRTVRFGIRTFELHDWIPYLNGARFFIKGNNYPPTDVRIATTTRERCLEDLRLARACHMNMLRVHGHIAHPALYDAADEMGMLLWQDFPLHWLYRRDVLPEARRQARAMVRLLGNHPSVALWCMHNEPVYVVDTRDERMLTRVRTYASMFVFSWNRDVMDSELKRVVEREDGRRPVVRSSNEFPIPGIRAGASTHFYYGWYTIYGRLEAWEPLIRRFPQLVRFVTEFGAQSFPNVESCVRFMDADIRRIDWQRLVERHQFQADIMAHWYDWRAARSLEELVQMSQEYQIKVNRHYIDRLRLRKYRPTGGMMPFMFHDANPSVSWSIIDYWRVPKRSYEAMRLAFSPHYIFTVLEKEAIALDETLDLPVYVVNDAHRDLAVTATARLVGPGDAVLATVERSFTLPADCMTMEIERLRLIPSEPGTYRLELTLDGDLAEVIVNAYAIHVSVG, encoded by the coding sequence ATGACGAATCTTCCCGCCGTTCTGTCGCTTGATGGCGCATGGAAACTACTGCCGGTCAATGCGTTTCGTCAGGGATTCTACCCAACCGACGATGACACATGGCTGACCCAGGAGATTCCGGCGCATTGGCAACAGCATCCGCTGCTGGAGCGCTATGCGGGATGTATGGTCTACCGCCGGCGCTTCCGCCTGCCAGATGCGCTGGCAGGCACAACCGCGCAATCACTGCCAATCCGGTATTTCCTGCGCTTCAATGGTGTGTTTTACTGGGCGCAGCCCTATTTCAACGGCGTTGATCTTGGGCGTCACGAGGGGTATTTCGAGCCGTATGAGCGTGAGGTGACCGCCTGGATCGCGTCGGAGAACGAGATCGTCGTTGAGGTCGAGTGCCCCGATGAAGCCAATAAATCGGGCAAGCGCCTGATCACCGGCATTTTCTCGCACTGGGACTGCATGGACCCGCTCGCCAACCCCGGTGGCATCTGGTTGCCGGTCGAACTGATCGCCGCCGGTCCGGTACGGGTGCGCAATCTGCTGCTGCACACCGAAGCGGCTGGCGAGACGCTGGCGGAATTGCGCTTCCGCGCCGTCTTCGACGCAGACGTGGCGCGTGACGTGACGCTGCGCTGGACGTTTGCGCCGGTCAACTTTGCGGGAGCGGTGCAGACGACTGAGCAACGCCGCGCGCTGGCAGCCGGGGAACACGAGATTGTCGGGGTGTTGTTGGTGCGCGACCCGCATCTTTGGTGGCCCCACGATATGGGAGCGCCGGATTTGTATGCGGTCACGCTCGAGGTTCTCTGTGACGGTGTGGTTTCGGACTCGCGCACCGTTCGTTTCGGCATCCGCACGTTCGAGTTGCACGACTGGATACCCTATCTTAACGGCGCCCGCTTTTTCATCAAGGGGAACAATTATCCGCCAACCGATGTGCGCATTGCAACGACGACGCGCGAACGGTGTCTCGAGGACCTGCGCCTGGCGCGTGCGTGCCATATGAACATGCTGCGGGTGCATGGACATATTGCGCATCCGGCGCTCTACGACGCCGCCGATGAGATGGGCATGCTGCTCTGGCAGGATTTCCCGCTCCACTGGCTCTACCGCCGTGATGTGCTGCCCGAAGCCCGCCGTCAGGCGCGCGCTATGGTGCGTCTGTTGGGGAACCATCCCTCGGTGGCGCTCTGGTGTATGCACAACGAACCGGTGTACGTCGTTGATACCCGCGATGAACGGATGCTGACGCGCGTGCGCACGTATGCATCAATGTTCGTCTTCAGCTGGAACCGCGATGTGATGGACAGCGAGTTGAAGCGGGTGGTCGAACGGGAAGACGGCAGACGACCGGTGGTGCGTTCGTCGAACGAGTTTCCCATTCCGGGCATTCGCGCCGGCGCCAGTACACATTTCTACTATGGTTGGTACACAATCTATGGGCGCCTCGAAGCGTGGGAGCCGTTGATCCGGCGCTTCCCGCAGTTGGTGCGCTTTGTCACCGAGTTTGGCGCGCAGAGTTTCCCGAATGTCGAGAGTTGCGTCAGGTTCATGGACGCCGACATCAGGCGCATCGACTGGCAGCGTCTGGTTGAGCGTCATCAGTTTCAGGCGGACATTATGGCGCACTGGTACGATTGGCGCGCGGCACGTTCGCTCGAAGAACTGGTGCAGATGTCGCAGGAGTATCAGATTAAGGTCAACCGCCACTATATTGATCGGTTGCGTTTGCGCAAGTATCGCCCAACTGGCGGCATGATGCCATTCATGTTCCATGATGCCAATCCTTCGGTCTCCTGGTCGATCATCGACTACTGGCGCGTTCCGAAACGGTCATACGAGGCAATGCGCCTGGCGTTCAGTCCGCACTATATCTTCACCGTGCTGGAAAAAGAAGCCATCGCTCTCGATGAAACGCTCGATTTACCGGTTTATGTGGTCAACGACGCTCACCGCGATCTGGCGGTGACGGCGACCGCGCGCCTGGTTGGTCCTGGCGATGCAGTGCTGGCGACTGTCGAGCGATCCTTCACATTGCCCGCCGACTGTATGACAATGGAGATCGAGCGGTTGCGCCTGATCCCGTCGGAACCCGGAACGTATCGTCTGGAATTGACGCTGGATGGCGATCTGGCGGAAGTTATTGTCAACGCCTATGCGATTCATGTCTCGGTTGGTTAG
- a CDS encoding M20 metallopeptidase family protein has translation MLDKANAIASEIVRLRRDIHAHPELAFQEVRTAQLVAETLREIGGIDIRTGVGKTGVVGHLGTGDGPTIGIRADMDALPIDEATGLPFASQNPGVMHACGHDAHTAILLGVAHLLKQEFAAGNLRGNVRFLFQPAEEAQDAEGLSGAPRMINDGALDGVDHVIALHVDSGLPVGKITIREGASSAAVDSFRGWITGSGGHGAYPHLGTDPLWMLLPVMQALHGIVARRVNPMHPAVVSLGVVRGGTASNVIPAEVYLEGTLRSFDPQVREQLLVEVERAFAVARAVGGDYRLEIERGYPAGHNDATVSDWISATVTDLIGADAIDRSRTGMGAEDFAYMTQKAPGAMFMLGAAIDDGVSRGHHTPIFDIDERALPIGAAILAETARRYLAGNTNDL, from the coding sequence ATGCTCGACAAAGCCAACGCTATCGCATCTGAAATCGTTCGCCTGCGCCGCGACATTCATGCGCACCCTGAACTTGCGTTCCAGGAAGTGCGGACTGCCCAACTGGTTGCGGAGACGCTGCGCGAGATCGGCGGCATCGACATCCGCACTGGCGTCGGCAAAACTGGCGTCGTCGGGCATTTGGGAACCGGAGATGGACCGACGATCGGCATCCGTGCCGATATGGACGCGCTGCCAATCGACGAAGCGACCGGGTTGCCGTTTGCCTCGCAGAATCCTGGTGTGATGCACGCCTGCGGGCATGATGCGCATACCGCCATCCTGCTCGGCGTTGCGCACCTGCTCAAGCAGGAGTTCGCCGCCGGCAATCTGCGCGGCAATGTACGCTTTCTGTTCCAACCTGCCGAGGAAGCGCAAGATGCAGAGGGTCTCAGTGGCGCGCCCCGGATGATCAACGATGGCGCGCTCGATGGCGTCGATCACGTTATCGCGTTACACGTCGACTCCGGGTTGCCGGTGGGAAAAATCACCATCCGTGAGGGGGCGAGTTCAGCGGCGGTTGATAGTTTTCGTGGTTGGATCACGGGGAGCGGCGGACATGGCGCCTATCCGCATCTGGGAACGGACCCGCTCTGGATGCTGTTGCCGGTGATGCAGGCGCTGCACGGAATCGTTGCGCGTCGTGTCAACCCGATGCACCCGGCAGTCGTGAGCCTTGGCGTTGTGCGCGGCGGCACGGCGTCGAACGTTATTCCCGCTGAGGTGTATCTGGAGGGCACACTGCGCAGTTTCGATCCGCAGGTGCGTGAGCAGTTGCTTGTCGAGGTGGAGCGCGCCTTTGCCGTCGCGCGCGCCGTTGGCGGCGATTATCGGCTGGAAATCGAGCGCGGCTATCCCGCCGGACACAATGATGCCACAGTGAGCGACTGGATTTCGGCAACTGTTACCGATCTGATCGGCGCTGATGCGATTGATCGCAGTCGCACCGGTATGGGTGCGGAGGATTTCGCTTATATGACGCAGAAAGCGCCTGGTGCGATGTTCATGCTTGGCGCGGCCATCGATGATGGTGTGAGCCGTGGGCATCATACGCCGATCTTCGACATCGACGAGCGCGCGTTGCCGATCGGCGCGGCTATTCTTGCCGAAACCGCGCGCCGCTATCTGGCCGGTAATACCAATGACCTGTGA